In Sorangium aterium, the genomic stretch GCTCCGCGAGCCGCGCCTCGCGAGGCGTTCGCTGAGCGCCGCGGCCCGGGACGCGGGAGGATCCGCCGCCGCGAGCACCTTCGTGGCGGGCACGCCGGCCGCCGGGAGGATCCGCTTGGCGGATGGGCCGAGCGGCTTGCCCTCCCGGGCGGCGGGCCGCGGGCTCACCGGCTCGGCCGGCTCGCCGTCGGGCTGCAGCGCGGGCGCGATGATGAGCCGCGGCGGCGCCTCGGCGGGCTGCGCCGGCGCGGCGATCTCTTCGAACGAGATCGGCTCCAGGCTGACCGGCGGCTCCTCCTCCGCGATCGGTGATGCGGCCCCTCTGCTGGACGCCGGACCGGCGCCAGCCGGCGCCTGTGCCGCAGGGGGAGGCGCGGCGGCGGGACCGCCCTCGTGCGAGCCCGCGCCGACGTCGGCCAGCGCAGCGTGGCCCTCCAGAGAGGCCCCGGGCCGGCGCTCCGAGTTCACGGCGGCGCCTGCGTCGACGGCCGCGATCGCGTCGCGGAGCTCCTGCGCGCGCTTCGACTGGATCTCGCCGATCGCCTGCCGCACGAAGGCCGCCACGTCCTCGTCGGTCGTGGGCTCGCCGAGCGTCGACGCGACCTGATCGATGGCCCGCTGCATCTCCGCGCACGTCGAGAAGCGGCTCTCGGGGTCCTTCTCGAGCGCCTTGAGGATGATCCTGTCGAGCTCGGGGTGGATCGCGCCGTTCAGCTCCCGCGGGGGGAGCGGGTTCTTGATGGTGATGTTCTCGATGGTCGCGAGGTCGGTCTCGGCGCGGAAGGGGTGCAGCCCCGTCGTGAGCACGTACAGCAGCGCGCCGAGCGAGAAGATATCGCTCCGGCGATCGATGGGGAGCCCGCCGAGCTGCTCCGGCGAGAGGTACGGCGTCTTCCCCTTGACGATGCCGCCGGCGCGCGTGACGTGCAGGCGCCCCTTGGACTTCGCCACGCCGAAGTCGACGATCTTCACGAACCCGGCGGTCGAGATGAGCACGTTCGCCGGCGAGATGTCCCGGTGGACGAGGTCGAGCAGCACGCCGCTGTCGTCGCGGAGCTCGTGCGCGTTGTGGAGCCCCGCGCAGATCTGCGAGGCGATGCGGAGCACGATCCGCTGCGGGATGCCGCCGAGCCGCTTCGCGGCCTTCTGCAGCGTGCCCGCCGTCTCGCCGTCGACCCACTCCATCACGATGTAGAGGACGTCGTCCTCCTCGCCGAGGTCGAGGATCTCGACCACGTTGGGGTGCCTGATCCGCGCCGCGACCCGCGCCTCGTCGAGGAACATCGACTCGAAGTCGGGGTCGTCGGAGACGTCGGGCAGCATCGTCTTGATGGCGACGATCTTCCTGAAGCCGCGGGTGCCCTGCAGGCGCGCGGCCCAGACGGCCGCCATGCCGCCCTTGGCGACCGGCATGAGGATCTCGTAGCGGCCGAGGGTGCTCCCCGGGCCCAGCTGGTCCACGGCCGACGCCACGCGACCCCACAGCTTCGTCTGGCCCTGGACTCCGGTCGGCGTGGGGATCGTCCTGGTGGAGGTCGATGCCGGACCGTTGCCGCGCGCGCTCTCCTGCGTCGCAGGCGCCCCGCCCGGAAGCGCGGCCGCCACGGGCGGGGGCGGCGGGGTCTTCGCGGGGACAGGGATCGCAGGCGCGGTGGCCGACGCGGGCGCAACGGGGGGCAGCGGCTGAGAAGGCTCGGGCGACGCAGCCGGCGCGGGCGCCGCCGGCGGGAGGGGCGCCGACGGTGTCACCGGCGCGCGGCTCATCGTCTTCGCCGGCGGCGGCGGGGGCGTGGCGGCCGCGCGTGGCGCCGGCGTCACGGCGGGCACCACGGGCGTGCGGCGCGTGGCAGCGGCCGGCGGCCCCAGCGGCGGCACAGGTACCCGAGGCGTCGGAGGGCTCGGCGCGAGCGCTGGCCCGACAGCCGCGGGCGCTGCAGCGGCGACCTTGCCGTGCGCCTCGGGCTGCGCCGGCGACGCCGCGCGAGCCGGCGGCGGCGGGCGTGGCGGCCTCGGGGACGGCCCCCCCGGGGCCGGCGCCGGCGGCTTCGGGACCGTCCCCTCGGCCGGCGTCGGCGTCGCCCGCGCCGCGAGGGCGTCGCCCGGATCGCCCGGGCGCGGCGCGGCCGGTCGCGCGGGCGGCTGCTCCTTCGCCGTGGTCGCCCCCGTCGCAGCGGCGCGCTCGGGGCTCGCACCGGCGGCGGCGCGGTCCTCCGTGCCCTGGCCCGACAGCTCGATCCGCGGAAGGGTCGCTGCGGGACGCCGCGGCCCGGGCAGGTCGCGGGCCGGGACGTCCTCCACCGAGCCCCACTCGGTGTCGATGCTGGCGTGCGCCGCATCGGCGCCCGCAGGCCCGGCGCCGTTCGACGCGCCTGCGCCGACCGCCGGCTTGGCCGCCAGGCCGTTCTTCGGCGCGGCGGCGTCCTTCGCCGCCGTCGGGCGAACCTGGCTCGTGGCGAGCGCGCCCGCCGCGGCCACCGGCGGCGCGCCCGGTGTCGCGCCGCGCGCGCGCGGCGTCGGCGCGGTGATGGCCTGGCGCGGGCCGTCGCCGCGGGGGGAGAGCGCGCCGTCGGCCGCGGGGATCGCCACGCCCACCAGCGTCATGCCCCGCGCGCGCGGCGGCGGCCGCGACCCGTCCGCGCCGGCGGGGCTCGCCATGGCCGCCGCGATCATCGTCCTGCGCGGCTCGATCGTCTTGCCGGCCAGCCTGCTCACCGCCGCCGCCACGTCCTCGTCCCCGGCGATCCGCCCCGCTCCCGCGGCCTCCAGCGCCGCGAGCATCGCCGAGGCGCTCTCGAAGCGGCGCGCCGGATCGCGCTCCAGCGCCGTCTGGACGACATCGACGACCTCGGCCGGGACGGCGCCCCCGGCGAGCCCCGCGAGCGGCGGGATCGGCGCCGACTGCACCTTCTGGATGACCGCGGCCTCCAGCTTCGACGAGAACAGCCGCTGCCGCGCGAGCAGCTCCCAGAGGATCACGCCGACCGAGAAGAGATCCGCGCGCGGATCGAGCGGGGCCTCCGCGTGCGCTGCCATCGCCTTGACCCGCTCGGGCGCGGCATAGGCGAGCCGATCGGGGTTCCTCGTCCCCATGGGCGCGAGCCCCGCGATCGCCCGCGCGACGCCGAGCCCGCCGACCCGGGTGACGCCGTCGATGCCGACGGAGACGTGGGTCGGGTTCAGCTCGCCGTGAACGAGCGGCGCCGGCTGGGCCGCGTGCGCGGACGCGAGCGCGCGCAGCGCGTCGATCGCGATCCGGAGGGACACCGGCGGCGGCAGCCCCTCGGCGCCGGCCGCCGACACCAGCGCGCCCAGCGGCTCGCCCTCCACGTACTCCGAGACGATGAAGACCTCGCCGTCGGCGGTGCGGGCGTCCAGCACCGAGAGCACGTTGGGGAAGCGGACCTGCTGCGCCATCCCGGCCTCGCGGAGGATGCTGTCGGCGGTCTCGGCCTTCTTCGTGAGGTGCCGGTAGATGCGCAGGATCGTGACCGGCGGCGCGCTCTTCGCCTCGCCCTCGTCGGAGGACGCCCGCGCGAGCCACGTGGAGCCGATGCCGCCACCGGAGAGCTCTCTCAGCAGCTCATAGTTGCCGAGTCGCGAAGCAGAGCCCGCACCGGGCGGCCTGTCGAGCGCCATGGGTCTCGCATGCTATCAGGACGTCAGAAGCTGGATCCAGCGTTCACGGCCGACGACTCGGCGAGTTTGGGCGTGTCCGGAGCGCCCTGTCAGGTGCGCCTCGCATGGGATCCAAGCGGGCGCTGGACGGTCGGGCCAGCGCCGCGCGTGCGGCAAAGCGCCACGGCCCGCGAGATCTGGCCGGCGTGTGGGCGCTCCGCGCGCGGCCGGACACACGCCCGCGACGAGCCGCAGGGCCGCGTGGAGAGGACGCTCCTCGCAGGGCGCGCCACCGCAGCGCGATCACGTCCGGAGCGAGGGGCGCGGGCCCCGCCGCTCACACACAGGTGCCGGGGTGTGGGGAGCTCGGTGCGGGCCGTCCAGGCTCGGCGAGCTCAGGGGCGCGACACGCTGGACACGCGGAGCGCGACGGGGTGAACGGTCAGCGTCACGAACCTGGTTCGGCGCTCGTGGCTCGAGAAGGCGCTCGCGGCCACGGGGATCCCGTGCCGGAGCGCCACGGCGACGTGGGGGCCCGGATCGACCCGGATCGCCCGCGACGGCTGCGCCACCTCGCCGTCGAGCAGCAAGGTCACGCCGTCGGTCGCGCCGACGAGGTTCAGCACGATCCTCGGCATCCGTCCCTCGAGGTCCTCGAGGCGCGCGTCGATCTCGGCGAGCACCGCCGGCGACGCCTTCCGCGCGTCCGCGTCCGCGCCGAGGATCGCGCGCGCGTTGTGGTACGTCCGCTCGGCCGTGCGCAGCCGGCCGAGCCGCTCGTGGCAGAGGCCGATGTGGTACGTCACGTTCGCCGTCGGCCGCCGGCGGGCGATTGCCTCGAACCTGTCGAGCGCGTCGGCCCAGCGCCCCGCGATCTCGAGCGACAATCCCTGCGCGAACTGGAGCCTCAGCGCGCGCGTCGCGCTGTCGTCCTGAGCGTGCAGCCAGGATGGCGAGAGCAGCGCCCAGCAAACGAGCCCGAGCGCAGCGGCGCGCCGCCAGCGGCGTCGGCGAAGAGCGGTGATCGGTGCGGCGCTGGTCATCAGAACCCGGGGCTCGTGATGCGGCGTCGAGATGGCCCGCGCGGCGCTTGCCAGCGCGGGGGCTTGTCCTCGGAGGCCGATCCGAGCTCGTCGCTGCCCGGGTCCTTCGAGGCGCGCTCCGGCGAGCCCGGCGCGCGGTCGTGGCTCGCCGCGTTCCGTAGCGGCGCGCCGCTGCGCGTCGCCTCGGGCGCGCCGGCGCCGCGCCGCCAGGCGGCGCCGCTGTCGGCGAAGGCCGTGGCCAGCACGGGGCGCAGGCTCTCGC encodes the following:
- a CDS encoding tetratricopeptide repeat protein, giving the protein MTSAAPITALRRRRWRRAAALGLVCWALLSPSWLHAQDDSATRALRLQFAQGLSLEIAGRWADALDRFEAIARRRPTANVTYHIGLCHERLGRLRTAERTYHNARAILGADADARKASPAVLAEIDARLEDLEGRMPRIVLNLVGATDGVTLLLDGEVAQPSRAIRVDPGPHVAVALRHGIPVAASAFSSHERRTRFVTLTVHPVALRVSSVSRP
- a CDS encoding protein kinase domain-containing protein; translated protein: MALDRPPGAGSASRLGNYELLRELSGGGIGSTWLARASSDEGEAKSAPPVTILRIYRHLTKKAETADSILREAGMAQQVRFPNVLSVLDARTADGEVFIVSEYVEGEPLGALVSAAGAEGLPPPVSLRIAIDALRALASAHAAQPAPLVHGELNPTHVSVGIDGVTRVGGLGVARAIAGLAPMGTRNPDRLAYAAPERVKAMAAHAEAPLDPRADLFSVGVILWELLARQRLFSSKLEAAVIQKVQSAPIPPLAGLAGGAVPAEVVDVVQTALERDPARRFESASAMLAALEAAGAGRIAGDEDVAAAVSRLAGKTIEPRRTMIAAAMASPAGADGSRPPPRARGMTLVGVAIPAADGALSPRGDGPRQAITAPTPRARGATPGAPPVAAAGALATSQVRPTAAKDAAAPKNGLAAKPAVGAGASNGAGPAGADAAHASIDTEWGSVEDVPARDLPGPRRPAATLPRIELSGQGTEDRAAAGASPERAAATGATTAKEQPPARPAAPRPGDPGDALAARATPTPAEGTVPKPPAPAPGGPSPRPPRPPPPARAASPAQPEAHGKVAAAAPAAVGPALAPSPPTPRVPVPPLGPPAAATRRTPVVPAVTPAPRAAATPPPPPAKTMSRAPVTPSAPLPPAAPAPAASPEPSQPLPPVAPASATAPAIPVPAKTPPPPPVAAALPGGAPATQESARGNGPASTSTRTIPTPTGVQGQTKLWGRVASAVDQLGPGSTLGRYEILMPVAKGGMAAVWAARLQGTRGFRKIVAIKTMLPDVSDDPDFESMFLDEARVAARIRHPNVVEILDLGEEDDVLYIVMEWVDGETAGTLQKAAKRLGGIPQRIVLRIASQICAGLHNAHELRDDSGVLLDLVHRDISPANVLISTAGFVKIVDFGVAKSKGRLHVTRAGGIVKGKTPYLSPEQLGGLPIDRRSDIFSLGALLYVLTTGLHPFRAETDLATIENITIKNPLPPRELNGAIHPELDRIILKALEKDPESRFSTCAEMQRAIDQVASTLGEPTTDEDVAAFVRQAIGEIQSKRAQELRDAIAAVDAGAAVNSERRPGASLEGHAALADVGAGSHEGGPAAAPPPAAQAPAGAGPASSRGAASPIAEEEPPVSLEPISFEEIAAPAQPAEAPPRLIIAPALQPDGEPAEPVSPRPAAREGKPLGPSAKRILPAAGVPATKVLAAADPPASRAAALSERLARRGSRSLANDVGEVTAVDRSFETGQRRKRLQLIVAGAAMFCVALGAVALVVRGGDERSRPEVGKARVDALPAATAPDTTATAAAAEAVPARPVSPVEPQTAQPASPPAPEASATPPEAAPAPSPTPPAAEPTPPPTVKAPAAAAAQPVAAPQASRPPSTTRPRTTSTPAKPAPKPATTGKPSPKKKYNPSGI